The genomic window TAATTGCTCACCCTGCTAAGATAGAAATGCTTTCTCCATAGATGGTGCTTTCTAATAAAATCGCAaggtgatgctttttttttttcctctcaaactaCTTTGAGGGTGTACCCTTCTGCTCTTTTCGTAGTACCCATGCCATTAAGAGCTTGATCTGCTAGATAAGGCTGGATCTTGGTCAGGTTAAGTGTGTGGCAAAAACGAGTAGATCTAAATTTCGTCCTTTTGGAAGGGTTTGTAGAAGTCTGTCACAGTTGGAAAACCACAGGGCTAAATCCTGGTACAAACAGAAATGGTGCAGAATTGCTTAACATTGTGTTCAGTGTTTCTTAGTTTTGAGTATTAAGGATGTGGAAATTATTTGGAGTAGATAAAGAACTAATACAAGAACACAAAATAGTTTTCTGTAGATGGGGAGGAAATGAAGAGTAGAGGGAAAGCTATTCCATGATAAATTTCAGGTAACAGGACTATTACTGTAGCAAGCCAGTGAAGGAATGCCTTCCAAGTCCTGCCAGAGTTAGAAGAAACTCAATTTTCTATTGGTAGGAGGTTCATactcttcaggttttctttttccttttcttgccaatATCAGATATCTATGATATGCCTGTTGAAgtcttttccccttttaaaaaaaattggattggCAGTTTTAATTGACTTAAAGAAGTTCTTTAGTATGTCCTAGATGCGCTTCCTTTGTTGGAATATGTATGCAAATATTGTCGCCttctgtgttgcttttttttgtttgttttaatggagtggtgtcttttgaagaacagagGGTCTTAATGCTGATATAATCCAAttcatcatttctcttttatggTTTAGTGCCTTTTATATCCTATTTAAGGAATCTTTGCCTACTCCAAGTCATAAAGAtacctttgttttcttccaaaaaCTTGTCTTAAACTTTTCTCATCAAATTGATTTTTGAGTATGGTGCAAAGTAAGggtcaaaattaattttttcccatttggatATTGACTCAGCCCATTTCTTGAAATACCATTCTTTCATGACAGCACTGCACTGTCACCCTGGGCATAAACCCTGTGACTTTATATGTGTGAGAGTCCAAAATGTGCTCATACAGGCTTGGTCTCCTGGTCTGTCTTTGGGCCATTaccacattgtctttattttcataGCTTTTATAATAGGTCTTGATTTCTGACTGTGTAAGTCCTCTACTTACTTTTCAAGATTTTGGGGGGATAATTTCAGCCTTCCacatttccttataaattttagaatctctTGACAGTTTccgtcattaaaaaaaaaaaacaactaggaTTTTGACAGGGATGGCATGGAATCTGTAGATGAATTTAGGAAGAGTAGACATCTTTACCATTTTTCTCAGTAATGTTTTATAATGATCACTGTTGATGCTTCTGTCTTAAGTATCACTTCATATATTAGATTTTCTTAAGTCCTACACAAAATATGCCTCTATCACTAAGTTTCATGTTTCTAGATTGTTTAAACTTCTCAACATCCAGTGCCAACATCCTAGTCCAGTTTCAACCATCTTCTGTATTCTCTTAATTGGCTCTCCTGCTTTTGGGCTAGATTTCTTTTAAGAGTCTACTAAAATTCAGATTGCAGAACATCATCTACCTCCTCCACCATTTTGCTTCGACATGTCCTGTACCCATTTGTCAACATTGTTCCTTGATCAGGATCCTGCATTGGCTCTTCTGCCTACCTATCGGTCTTCAGTTCTGCCTAACCCTCGGAGGTTTCTATAACGTGGTGTTTGTCAGAGACACATGGATCCTGATTAaccttagaaattttttttttttttaagattatttatttatttatttgacagagagacagtgagagagagaacacaagcaggggagtgggagagggagaagcagccttccccctgagcagggagcccgatgcggggctcgatcccaggaccctgggatcatgacctgagccgaaggcagacgcttaacgactgagccacccagatgccccagaaatGGTTCTTTTAATAGTAACCTCTCTTAATACTTTGCTCCTTACttggtggtgttttgtttttttgtgtgtggtttatttttttatttatttattttttgccctgGTAAGACTTAACTACTCTGCATGTtagtttttttaaggattttatttttaagtaatctctgcacccaacgtggggctcaaactcaacaaccctgagatcaagagttgcatgctgtaccaactgagccagccaggcgcccctgcatgttagttgttttttgtttttgttttttttaagatttttatttatttgagaaagaaggagagcacagagggagaggcagactccctgctgagcagagatcctgacagggggctcaatcccaggaccctgggatcatgacctgagccaaaggcagatgcttaaccaactgagccactcaggtgctccctcccccccttttttttaataaacagcgAATCATACCAGATTTGTGGTATAACATCTGCCTTACTCAGTTATAATGTTTATATGTAAGGTCAGGGGCAAGAACAGGACTGATGGAAGAATTCAGGAAAAAACTGCACTTAGATTTTAACCtgtctttaaaaatttagtaagcgttgattgtttcatttaaattatcCCCACCATAAATGTGGAGACATATTTCAAATTTCAGGAGTTCTATAATTTGATGGTAacctttttaacatttcttaattCTAGGAAACTCATATCATGCATACCTTCAAAGAGGACTTCTATGGGGAGATCCTCAATGTGGCCATTGTTGGCTACCTCAGACCAGAAAAGAACTTTGATTCTTTAGGTAAGTTCTGTTTAGGTCTTCTTAAGTATTACTGCAGCTACTTCTACTGCTTCTCttagtaacagcatggcaggggAGCAGACatttgagcatttactgtgtgccttACATGCATTAGTCCTTTCACCCCCACCAAAATAATATGAGGAATTATtttgcccatttcacagatgaggaaattggcaGAGAgggattaagtaatttgctcagggTCACATCAGTATGTGATGGAGCCTAGATTCAAACCCAGCAGCAGGCTGGCTGCTTCTCTCCCAACAGTGTGAAGTTAgtgaaatctttatttccttttcatactTTAAGTAATAAGTGGGAATGGATGCTGAGATGAATAATGGGTGCTTTGCAATGCTTAAAGTATAAGAAACTAAATCGATACTTGAAACAAATGGTATCAAGGATGTTAGTGTAGTGTGGTTGTTTCAATTCTGTAGAATTTGACAAATGTGAATACTGAAGAGGCTTGGTCATGGGTATTTCTTCCATTTGGTATTTGTGACATACCTTTGTGCTTATGCCTTTCTCTAAGAAATTGCAAGAAGATCAGGGACATCTCTTGTGGACCATTGATTTTTACTTAAGTCTGGAAGAAGGGATAGAACAAACATTTATCAGGCATCTGCCCTGCGCTGAAGACGCTGCCAGCCTTTGGGTTTTTAGGAGTCCGAACAAAGGCGTGGGGCAGTTTTTCATCATTtccctgctctcttctctccacaGAGTCCCTTATTTCAGCAATTCAAGCTGATATTGAGGAAGCTAAGAGACGACTAGATTTACCAGAACATTTGAAATTCAAAGAAGACAATTTCTTCCAGgttcctaaaaacaaaataatgaatggccactgataaaaaaaaatcatcttactCTTATTAATCCATTCactgttttctaatattttactgCGTATAACTCCTCAGTCgttacattttgaaaatcaaacaTTTTCCTACAGCTGTGAAGTAGTTTAAACAGTACAGTGTCTTTACCACATTATGTTTCAACCATTCAAATTAAACCCATCATGCTATAGTCCTAAAGTGATTCATTTGGAAAATCAAGATTCTTTTTTATGTAATATGTTGATTAAAATTTACCACTAGAAAGGTCTTAAGTGTCTTGTAATGGAAATGAGAATGTATATAAGTGTGGGTAAAAAGGCAAGTCGCTAGATTTGAGATAAGAACTAATAATTCTCATGGTACATAGTAGTACGTATGTACTTGTGTAGTACGTGCTGCTAAACAGAGGAGGCTTATGAAAGTAAATGTATTCAACAGAGGTTTGAGAGTTGATTATAAACCTAAGGGGAAAAATCCagactttatatttttgataatttgtCTGTTAATATATTATTGCAAACATGTAGACgtgtgaatgtttttttttcctcttgtgtgAAGTTTCATTGTTGTGAGTCATTTCCTTTATGAGGTCAAATCATTGCACtgtgttccattttgttttacAGCTGCCTCAGTTCTAATTGGAGACTCCCTCTCCTTACCATTTTGTTTACCTCCTGAAGTGgtaaaatgagtatttttctaATCTGTAGGTCTCATTTTTGTGTTGTTTAACACTTCTCCTTTTTAAGGGTCGATGTTCAATATTTTTCTTGactttggttcttttttccttGAAACAATTgtccgtgttttttttttttcctattccatttAGAATACCTTACAACTGTTCACTTAGACAAAAGATTGCATCTATATCTACTATTCCATCCCTTCGCTATATAAGCAATGATTAAGTGCATATCCATAttgcattttaggaaaaatatccCCAAAACTTCATTAGGTTTCCTCAAGTTTAAATGAGCACACAGCAGTTCATTTGTATATACCATTTTCTTAAAGAACACAAAACATTTGTTTTCCCCCTAGGGAAGCCATTTAAGAACCAATTAAGTTAtgaaagttgtttatttttaatgtaattacatGTTCCTGAGCAAATGTAAACTGTTATAGCTGTGTACGCACAACGTGATTTAATGCTAAACAGTGCTTGTAGCTCGGGGGAAAGGCATAAATGATAAAGTCTTAGTTACATAATCCTCATACTCtgcattttttcttcctcctaaCTAAGAAGTAATTTTTGGCTACTTGAGACTCTTATTTATATTGGCAGGAAGTTGAAATCTTTGGGTATTTAGGAAATTAAGATTACAGATTGTTTGGGTCTCCTGAAACAGTACCTTTCATTATTGTTCACTTAAGCACCAGATTTAGTGTGGGGAAAGGGAACAGAAGTACAGAGaaggtaattttaaaagtaactcATTATAATTCATTTTCCCTGATCTGCATAAATAGAgaacagattttaagaaaaatataaagtatgtaGAAAAACACCTAAAAcatctggagaaaggggaagcatGGATAAAGTCAGTTGGATTGTGTTTTACTTTTTGGTATATGAATTTATGGCAAACAATGTAGTATgtgtctttcttttataaaaagactTAGAATATGTAATTTAATGTTAGAGATCCTATACTTGAAAGAAGCCGCGATTATTAGTGGCGTTataaagcaaagataaaaaaCAGACATGGAAAGTGTAAAAACAGATTTGTGTTTGTTTGAATAGCCTGCTGCTAATTATGTCCTCATTAAGTGTGTGAAATCTTGGTCACCTGACAACTTGAAAATTATATATTGTGAGGTTTAAGAGTTAGTTAATAGTGTCTATACTTCTTAAAGTTTTGTATTAAGTATGTATTATAAGAAATGGCAGCAGTACCATTTTTGATTAATCTGATTTCAGGCCTTGAAATAAATCTAAGTGATGTTTCTTTCCCTGTGTCGGTTTGAATCTTTTGCCTTGTCTGTGTGTAGGTTCCTCATGTGCCGGCTGGTGGTCCCTTGCCAATGTGTTCGAGAGCCTGACTGGCAAGTTGCAGGTGGCTGCTCGAGGGGGAACCTGCTGTGCAGTGGTAATTCTAGAACCAGGGGCTTTGCCTTGACAAACCCTTGTTGATGCCTGCAGCACAGGTTGCTTGGAgagcattctattttttttttttttttaagatttgtatttatttagagagcacaagctgggggaggagcagaacgaaaatctcaagcaaactccgtGCTAAGCccggagcccgacacggggctggatcccacgaccctgagatcaagacctgagccttaatcgagagtcagacgcttaaccacctgagccaccccgCTGCCCCTGGAGAGCATTCTATTCACAGGGTTCTCAAAAGCCTACTTTTCTGAGGGTGAGGGTCCCCATTATATTTTTAGTCCTAAGAGCCAGAGGACTAGAAGGCTGAGTTCCCTTCCGTAACTCCTGCTCCAAAACGGTTCTGCAGTCTTGGTGACTAGCAGCCCCGGGAAGGCCTGCTTATGTCTGGCGTATGCAGAGGGACACATGCTGCTCTTTCAGCACCTGTCCAGCACTGTCCGCACTGGGGCCTTACACGTTTGCAGCTAGGGCTGCTATTGGAACAGCTGGGATCAGGGAGACGTAAGCTGGAAGTTTACTAGGAACTTAGGAGGACAGTTTTGCTTTCCTGGTAAGAGTGCTAGCCTTTTCCTAGTGTGCTAGCCTTTTCCCCGCCCTGTAAATAATAAGTGAAGGTGCCCTGTAAAGAGATGCCATCAGAAGCAAGAGTTAGCAGCAAGGAATTCTAGAACAAGCTCTACAAAGATGACAGATACAGGGATTATCAGATAGAATTTGACGTGACTTGAATATGTGTAAAGAAATGAGTGTTAAAAAGGGTAAAATGAGGGTGTATACAAATTGGACGGAGGGGAGATACGTGGGGGATgaagaaataaaggggattaagaggtacaaactttcagttgtaaaataagtcacagagatgaaaagtatagcacaGGGAGTATAAGTATGaggacagatggtgactacacgtAACGGTGGAACACGctagtaatgtacagaattgttgaatcagcatgtggtacacctgaaactaatataatactgtatgttaatttaaaTACATTGTAGCTTTATTAGGGTATAACTGACCTAACAGATTGCACATATTTGAATTGTATGACTTGGTAAGTTTTGATATATGGATACATACTTGTAAAATCAATGTCAAGATAATAAAGTCACTCCCCGCCCAAAAAAAACCTGGGGAGAATAAGCATGAATTTAAAGTGGTATTCATATCTTCAAATCTGGAATGTCAggtaaatttaaatgtttactcTTTAGGCTGGAGGTGTAGATGAGTACAAGATGCCAACGCTGGATggcaagttaatttttgtgcccCCCTCCCCGGTGTGTGAGCAGGTGGGACCTTTGGTGGAGGGTGGAGCTGTCATGAATGGGATTGCCCTTATAAAACGTTACCCCAGAGAACTTTTCTTCGTTCTTTCTGCCCCGTGAGGACAcaagaagtcagcagtctgcaacCCAGGAAGCATCTCATCAGAACTTGACCATGCTGGCTCAGACTggcagcctccaaaactgtgaaaaataagtttttgtcCTCTTTAAGTCATCCAGTCTGGGGTATTTTGTTACAGAAGCTTGAACAGACAGAGGAAACCTGATGTGAAGCTTAAAATAGAtggcctcctcccttccctgcactcctctcccttctcccattcctcctccccccctcccccccaactcctcctctgtctccccctctcttttctcTAATGGAAACAGGTGTGAGCCATTGGGTTGGGAGTGAAGAAGGTACAAAGgcatcatctataaaatatttgtaattttttgcttTGCAACTAGATTTGAGATGTCAAATTGCCGTCCTCCAGGAGATTAGTCCTAATTGTGTTCTTAAAATCAGTGCCGTAAACCAGTACTAGTTCTGTGGGTTACCCAGCACAGTGGGAGAGCAGAGCTGCTGGAGGGTATGGGGAAGGGGTGGGTGCCAGTCCCTGTACAGTCTTGAGCACTCACTATTGCTATCTGTGCGAGACCCTCATCTTTTTTGCTGGAATTTCAAGTTTATTGAAGGCTCTCCAACCAGTACAGAATTGCTATCAAatgaagttttttcttttgttttcaaaccCCTCCTGAACCCAACAAAACCTAATACTACTATTCTGAGATTTCCATGTATTTCAAAACtaggactgggcgcctgggtggctcagttggttaagtgactgcctttggctcaggtcatgatcctggagtcccgggatcgagtcccacatcaggctccctgctcagcggggagtctgcttctccctctgaccctcccccctctcattctctctctcaaaataaataaataaaatcttaaaaaaaaaaaaacaaactaggaCTTTCCCTGGCCCATAGCCTGACAAGCTGGACCTGTTCTCTACTGTTTGCTATAGAACTCGTTTGAGTACTTCTTTTGAGGTTTTAGAAGATGGAAGGAAGTGTTATCTTGGATTCCCTGCccttaaagtttctttttcttcattcctttttacagtCTTGCAAAAGGATGGATGATAATGAAATATCTGTTATTGTCACAGCTTCACTACACTGAGGATATCATGGTTTTTGTAACAGCACAG from Zalophus californianus isolate mZalCal1 chromosome 13, mZalCal1.pri.v2, whole genome shotgun sequence includes these protein-coding regions:
- the RFK gene encoding riboflavin kinase; the protein is MRHLPYFCRGQVVRGFGRGSKQLGIPTANFPEQVVDNLPADVSTGIYYGWASVGNGDVHKMVVSIGWNPYYKNTKKSMETHIMHTFKEDFYGEILNVAIVGYLRPEKNFDSLESLISAIQADIEEAKRRLDLPEHLKFKEDNFFQVPKNKIMNGH